The following coding sequences lie in one Saimiri boliviensis isolate mSaiBol1 chromosome 6, mSaiBol1.pri, whole genome shotgun sequence genomic window:
- the LOC141584782 gene encoding large ribosomal subunit protein uL4-like: protein MAFPVAVAGPRGAWLSPLSTTACARPLKLVYSEKRESSGKNVTLPAVFKAPIRPDIVNFVHTNLRKNNRQPYAVSELAGHQTSAESWGTGRAVARIPRVRGGGTHCSGQGAFGARRGGQTFAPTKTWRRWHPRVNTTQKRYAICSALAASALPALAKSKGIEEVPE from the coding sequence ATGGCTTTTCCTGTGGCAGTGGCTGGGCCGAGAGGGGCGTGGCTGTCTCCTCTCTCCACCACGGCGTGTGCTCGCCCACTGAAATTGGTGTACTCTGAAAAGAGGGAGTCATCTGGCAAAAATGTCACTTTGCCTGCTGTATTCAAAGCTCCTATTCGACCAGATATTGTGAATTTTGTTCACACCAACTTGCGCAAAAACAACAGACAGCCCTATGCAGTCAGTGAATTAGCAGGTCATCAGACTAGTGCTGAGTCTTGGGGTACTGGCAGAGCTGTGGCTCGAATTCCCAGAGTTCGAGGTGGTGGGACTCACTGTTCTGGCCAGGGTGCTTTTGGAGCACGTCGTGGAGGCCAAACGTTTGCACCAACCAAAACCTGGCGCCGTTGGCATCCTAGAGTGAACACAACCCAAAAACGATATGCCATCTGTTCTgccctggctgcctcagccttacCAGCACTGGCCAAGTCTAAAGGTATTGAGGAAGTTCCTGAA